In Eubalaena glacialis isolate mEubGla1 chromosome 2, mEubGla1.1.hap2.+ XY, whole genome shotgun sequence, a single genomic region encodes these proteins:
- the RMDN3 gene encoding regulator of microtubule dynamics protein 3, producing the protein MSSLGALGGTRAGLGLLLGTAAGLGFLCALYSQRWKRSQSQPSSLDYMQTSEPGHQVRPLRAAPGEAGDAAVLPSLPREGQEEVLGRLEFVLTSLLALRGEVEELRRSLQGLAGQIVGEVRSHLEENQKVARRRRFPFARERSDSTGSSSVYFTATSGATFTDAESEGGYTTANAESDYERDSERESDDDGEDEVSCETVKMGRKDSLDLEVEVEVASGPAPEALEAGGSPGPEDVLPLLQQADELHQGSEQGKREGFQLLLNNKLAHGSQQDFLWRLARAYSDMCELAEEASEKRSYALSGKEAAEAALEKGNENAECHQWYAVLCGQLAEHEGIQRRIQSGFSFKEHVDKAIALKPENPMAYFLLGRWCYQVSHLSWLEKKTATALCESPLGATVQDALQSFLKAEELQPGFSKAGRIYISKCYRELGQNPEAKQWMKLALELPNVTKEDSAFQKDLEELEVILGE; encoded by the exons ATGTCTAGTCTGGGGGCCTTGGGTGGCACCCGCGCCGGGCTAGGACTGTTGCTGGGCACCGCCGCGGGCCTTGGATTCCTATGTGCCCTTTACAGCCAGCGGTGGAAACGGAGCCAGAGCCAGCCCAGCTCCCTGGACTACATGCAGACTTCAGAGCCTGGACACCAGG TGAGGCCGTTGCGGGCAGCTCCAGGTGAGGCTGGTGATGCTGCGGTGCTGCCGAGCCTTCCACGAGAAGGGCAGGAGGAGGTGCTGGGCCGTCTGGAGTTCGTGCTGACCAGCCTGCTGGCGCTGCGCGGGGAGGTGGAGGAGCTGAGGCGTAGCCTGCAGGGGCTTGCTGGGCAGATTGTGGGCGAGGTCCG ATCCCACCTGGAAGAGAACCAGAAAGTGGCCCGGCGGCGAAGGTTCCCATTTGCCCGGGAGAGGAGTGACTCCACTGGCTCCAGCTCTGTCTACTTCACGGCCACCTCGGGAGCCACGTTCACAGATGCCGAGAGCGAAGGCGG TTACACAACAGCCAACGCTGAGTCTGACTATGAGCGGGACTCTGAAAGGGAGAGTGACGATGACGGGGAAGATGAAGTGAGCTGTGAGACCGTGAAGATGGGGAGAAAGGATTCTCTGGacctggaggtggaggtggaggtggcttCAGGCCCGGCGCCTGAagccctggaggctggaggctcCCCTGGCCCAGAAGATGTGCTGCCCCTCCTGCAGCAGGCAGACGAGCTGCACCAGGGCAGTGAGCAGGGCAAGCGGGAGGGCTTCCAGCTGCTGCTCAACAACAAGCTGGCG CATGGAAGCCAGCAGGACTTTCTCTGGCGCCTGGCCCGCGCCTACAGTGACATGTGTGAGCTTGCTGAGGAGGCAAGTGAGAAGAGGTCCTATGCCCTAAGTG GAAAAGAAGCAGCGGAGGCCGCTCTGGAGAAGGGGAATGAGAATGCTGAGTGTCACCAGTG GTATGCAGTGCTTTGTGGTCAGCTGGCTGAGCATGAGGGCATCCAGAGGCGCATCCAGAGTGGCTTTAGCTTCAAG GAGCATGTGGACAAAGCCATTGCTCTCAAGCCAGAAAACCCCATGGCATACTTTCTCCTTGGCAGGTGGTGCTACCAG GTCTCTCACCTAAGCTGGCTAGAAAAAAAAACTGCGACAGCCTTGTGTGAAAGCCCTCTCGGTGCCACCGTGCAGGACGCCCTCCAGAGCTTCCTAAAG GCTGAAGAACTACAGCCAGGATTTTCCAAAGCAGGAAGGATATATATTTCCAAG TGCTACAGAGAACTAGGGCAAAACCCTGAAGCTAAACAGTGGATGAAGTTGGCCCTGGAGCTGCCAAATGTCACTAAAGAG GATTCAGCTTTCCAGAAGGACCTGGAAGAATTGGAAGTAATTTTAGGAGAATAA